The genomic segment AAGGAGATTGAGTTCGAGGTGATGAGGGACTCCCACGGTGACTCAGTGGCTGTGGTGTGTATGGAGAACATTGACCCAATGGGTATTCACACAGGGGACTCAGTTGTAGTGGCGCCGTGCTTAACGTTAACTAATGATGAGTACCAAAGGTCAAGGTACATTTCAATTAAAGTGGCTGAATCCATTGGGCTAGTGGGTGAATGCAATGTACAGGTAGCCATTGATAATAAGGGCCCTGAAATGTACGTGGTTGAAACTAACCCAAGGATGAGTAGGTCAAGTGCCCTAGCCAGTAAAGCCTCAGGATACCCTCTAGCCTACATAGCGGCTAAACTGGCTTTAGGCTATAGGTTAAGTGAACTCCTCAATAAGGTAACCGGTAGAACAATAACAGCCTTTGAACCAAGCCTAGACTACATTGTGGTTAAGATACCTAGGTGGGAGAACGATAGGTTCAATGTTAATGAGTCACTTGGCCCAGAGATGATGAGTATAGGTGAGGTAATGGGTATTGGCAGGACCCTTGAGGAGGCTTGGCAGAAGGCAGTGAGGATGCTGGATATTGGTGAACCAGGCCTAGTGGGTGGACGCATATACAATGAGTCAACCCTTGAGGAGGCTGTTAAGATGGTTAAGGAGAGGAAGCCTTACTGGTTCCTATACGCCGCTAGGCTTCTTAAGGATGGTTACAGTATTGATGATATTTCAGAATGGACTGGGGTTGATAGATTCTTCATAAATGCAATTAAGAATGTAGTGGATACCTATGAATTAATCAAGAGGGGTGGTGAATTACCGGTTAGTGAGGTTTACGCCCTAGGCTTCAGTGAGGAGCAACTTAGGGGTATTGGGGCGTATTTAAGTCAAGGTGTTGTTAAGGTTGTTAAGCAGATAGATACCCTTGCCGGTGAATGGCCTGCATCAACCAACTACCTATACTTAACCAGTGGTGGTCAATTCGATGATAATACTGGACCCAGTGTTGATGCATTAGTTATTGGTGCAGGCGTATTCAGGATTGGTGTTAGCGTTGAGTTCGATTGGTCAGTGGTTAATACTGTGCTTGGCCTTAGGGAGTTGGGTTACAGGGTTGGTGTAGTTAATTACAACCCTGAAACAGTTAGCACCGACTGGGACTTCGCAGATAAATTATTCTTCGAGGAGTTAACACCTGAGGCGCTTAGATGGATTATAATTAAGGAGAACCCTAAGTTAGTGGTATTATGGGCTGGTGGACAGATTGGGCAAAGGCTATACAGTAAGGCGCGCACATGGATAGGTGACTCTAGGATACTTGGCACTGATCCAAGTTCCATTGACTTAGCTGAGGATAGGGTTAAGTTCTCTAAGCTACTTGATAAGCTTAACGTGGCTCAACCACCATGGGCTTACGCAAGCAGTATGGGTGAGTTAATCAACCTGGTGGAGAGGTGGCTTGATTACCCAGTAATAGTGAGGCCCAGTTATGTTCTCGGTGGAACATACATGGGTGTGGCTAGGAATAGGAGTGAGTTAACCAGCTTTGTTGAGAAGGCTGCTAAAATAAGCCCAGAACACCCAGTGTTAGTGTCAAAGTTTTTAAAGGGCGGTGTTGAGGCTGAGACTGACGGTGTCAGTGATGGTAAGGGAACCATACTAATCCCCATAGAACACGTTGAACCACCCGGTGTACACTCCGGGGATAGTACAATGGTCCTTGTACCCAATGGGTCAAGTTATAGGTTAAGTAATGGGCAAGTTAATGAAATGGCTAAGGTAACTCATTTAATAGCCTCAGAATTAGGTGTTAAGGGTCCATTAAATGTTCAATTCATAATAAGTGATAAGGTCTACGTAATTGAGGCTAACATTAGGTCAAGTAGATCAATGCCCCTCAGCAGTAAGGCCACTGGAATTAACCTAGCTAAACTAGCCTTAAGAGCAGCAATAAGTGGACTTGGTATAGAGGGTTATAGGTTAATTAAGCCTAGGGAATGGTGGGTTAAGTCGGCTCAATTCTCATGGTCAAGGATAAGGGGCGCATACCCAAGGCTTGGCCCAGTCATGTATAGTACGGGGGAGGTTGCTTCAAGTGGAGTCACCCTGGAGGAGGCTCTCCTTAAATCATGGTTATCCACAGTACCATCAAGAATACCGAGTAATAACGCCCTAGTCTACACTTACGATGAGGATCACGTTAAGAACATTGAGGAAGCCAGGAGGCTACTTAGCCAGTATTTAAACATAATTGAAGTGGAGAAGGCGCATGAATTACTGAAGCTTGGTAAAGTCGATATCCTGGTTACTGGAGGATCCACCGAGGATAAGGATTACGTAACCCGTAGACTGGCTGCAGACACATCCACCCCACTCATCTTAGACTCAACACTAGGGCTTGAGTTGGCTAGGGCGTTTAAATGGTATTGGAGTGGTGGTGAATTAAACGTTAAGCCATGGGGTGGTGAATCAAGTATAGGTGACCTTAAGTGGAGTTAACCATAACCTACGATTACTTAAGAGAGGAGGAGGTGGAGTTAATTAAGGCATTTAATGAACTCGGCGTTAACGTTAATACGCTGCAATCCACGAAACCACTCCACGTTAAGGAGCTTAATGGAGTCTTCCTAGTGAGGAACCTTAACCATAGGACTGCAATAACCATGGCCGGTATAATTGAGAACACTGGTGGTGTATCAATAAACAGGTACCTGACCCTCTCATTAACGTGGAATAAGGCCATTACGACTGCACTACTTAAGAGAATAGGCCTACCCGTCCCAGACACCTACGTTGTATTTGAGCCTATTATTGATGGTGTAGCCGGTGGTGGGCGTATTATTAAGCCTGCCTCAGGTTCATGGGGTAGGTTAACGGCCATTGTAAGTGATGGTGAAGCTAAGCTACTGATAAAGCATGCTAAGGATCACTTACCCGTGCTTCTTCAAGAGAGGATTGGTGACGGTAGTGACTTAAGGATCTTCGTAATTAATGGTTCAGTGGTTGCATCAATGATGAGGAAGCCCCCTCAGGGTGATTGGAGGAGTAATGTAGCTAGGGGTGGGTTGGCTATGCCCATTAAGGTTAATGAGGAATTAGAGGAGTATGCAATTAAGGCCACTGAGGCTGTGGGTGCATTCTATGCTGGTGTTGATGTTTTAATAGGTAGGGATGGCTACTATATAAGTGAGATTAACGGCATCCCTGAATTTAAGGCAATAAGCAAGGTCAGTGGTGTTAGGGTTAGTTTTAAGCTGGCTGAGGCTGTCAGTGAGTGGATTAAGAGATGATTAACCTAGCCACCTCCTCAGCTATTTCACCGGCAACATTAATCCCAGTAACCCTTTGAACATTCTTGAATTCAGGCACACCATTAACCTCAAGAACAAGGTAACCCCTATCAGACTCAACAACATCCACACCTGAGTACACTGAACCAGTAGCCTTACTGGCCTTAACTGAAATATCCTCAAGCTCAGGGTCAATCTTAACAGGGGCTGCTGAACCACCCCTTGCAGTGTTGGTTCTCCAATCATCACTATACCTATAGATTGCGGCCACTGCCCTATCACCAACAACAGTAACCCTAATGTCCCGCTTAGGCTTCCTAACATACTCCTGACCCAGTAATACATCATCACTGTAACTCCTAATTATTAAACCAGCTTCCCTGGCAGTGTTGGCTAAGGCAACTAACCTACCCCATGAACCATCAGTTGGCTTTATTATTAACGGTGCCCCAAGTTCACTTAAAGCCCCCTCCTCATGATCCAGTAGGAGCATTGACCTCGGTACCGGTACACCAGCTTTAATCAACCTAACTAGGGTGAGGAACTTATCGTGCGTTATGTATAGGCTGTTGAATGGGTTAATTGACCCAAGCCCTAGTTCCTGGTAGGTGAATGATAATGGCAAAACCTTACTCCTACCAGCCACCCTAATTAACCCGAATGCATTAATGCTAGTATTACTAATATTAATGGATTCAGCCCTAATAGGCCTAACGCTTAATCCTCGCTTACCCAGCTCATTAATAAGAAGCTTCTCCTCCAGTCTAATTATGTCGTAGAGGATGTGGACTTCAATAGAAATCACCTATTCACCGTAATCCTCAACATCCCCCTTAAACTCCTCGAGTTCAAGCTTATCCTTACTAATCTTCACAATGTACTTTGTACCGCATGTTGGGCAACTGGTTAACTCACCATCCATTATATCCTCAGGTAGGTCGAACTCGGTTCCACATACTTTACAGGTTGCTTTAAGCGCCTGCATAGTTACCCGTGTTTTCCACGTGTTTATAAATTTTTCTATATAAGTAAAAGAAAGCATGCACACTATGCAAAGTATGTTGACGTCAAACATCCATGTATAAACCCGTGAAGGTTTACTCAACCACGGTTCCTAATCCATTGAGCGCGGATCGTATTGGCTTATCCCTCAGGCCATTGGCTATTATCGTCCTAACACCCAGTTCAGTGAGCTTAAGGGCTGTCTCAAGCTTCCTCCTCATACCTCCTGTGGTGTATTGGAGTATTTCCTGGGCATTGGCCTTAGTGACCTTATCAATGGGCTTACCGTTAACCAATACTCCATCAACATTAGTTAATATTACTAATTCCTTAACATTCATTGATATTGCTATGTTTTCAGCTATTTGATCGCCATCAACGTTAAGCATAAGTCCCTCTTGGGATAAGGCTATTGGACTCACCACAACTACGTCTGAGTTACTCAGCATTAGGTTCATGATGTTAACGTTAACCCCAGTCACCCTGCCACTGAATCCCCCATCAATAACCCTAGTCCTCCCCCTCTCATCAATAATCATTACCCTCTCCTTCCTCTTAGCCGTAACCAACCCTAAGTCAACCCCACTTAGGCCTATTGCCCTAATTCCCCTTGCATTAAGCTTACTCACTATTAGCTTGTTAATGAGCATCATGGTCATTACGTAAGCCTTAAGGGTCTCCTCATCAGTGTACCTGCTGGTGTATCCATTGGGGTGCTTCAGTATAACTGGCTTAACACCCATCCTCTCCATTACGCTATTAACCATGCAGCCACCACCGTGAATAAGCACGGTGCCTGGTTCAACATCATTAGTAACGTTATCCAAGCCTCCACCGCATATTACTGAACCACCAAGTTTAACAAGTATCATTTATTAATCACCTAAACTGGGTATGGTGTAATGAACCTAAGCCCCTCGTCTTCAGGGAATCCTTGATTAATGTTGAATGATTGAATAGCTTGCCCAGCTGCTCCTCTAATTAAGTTATCTATGGCTGAGAAGACCACGACACGGTTGAGTCTTTGATCCAGTTCAAACCCAACATCAACCATATTCGTCCCCACAACATACTTAACGCTGGGGTAGTGGGCTAAACCCGCCTTATCCTTAACTATGCGTATGAACCTCTCGTTACCGTACATTCCCCTATAGGCCCTCCATAAGTCTGGTTCACTAATACTGCCGCTTAACCTAGCATGCCCAGTTACGAAAATCCCCCTAACCATGTCAACCGCATGCGGAGTGAAGGCGACATTAACCTGACTCCCGGCTAATAGGCTTAACTCCTGCTCTATCTCGGCTGTGTGCCTATGGCCAACAGGTTGATAGGGCCTAACAACATGAGTCCTATGCCAATGGTAATCAAGCACAGTCCCCTCAGCTCCAGCGCCGCTGCTGGCTATCTTAGCGTCAACCACTATGAAGTCATTGTTAATTAAATGCCCCTTAACCAGAGGCGCCAGTGAAACTATTGAGGCTGTAGCCATGCATCCAGGCACTGCAATAACCTTAGTAGCCTTAATCTCATCCCTATGTAGTTCAGGTAGACCGTAGGCGGCGGCCTTAAGTAAATCAGGGTATGGGTGTGGTTGAGGCCAGTGATACCACTTAACGTAGTCATCAGGGTTCTTTAACCTAAAGTCTGCGCTTAGGTCTATTGCCAATAGGCCGCTTTCAACCAGTTTAGGTACCCATTTAACTGATTCACCGTGGGGTAGGGCTAGGAAGACCACGTCTGATTCACTCTTAAGTACCGCATCAATACTGGGTTGAGTGAACTTCAGGTTAATGAACCCCCTGAGGTTTGGGTGCACCCTGTATATGAATTCACCTGCGAATCTTCTTGAGGTTGCGCAGACGACTTCAACATTATTATGACCAAGCAGCAGCCTAAGTAATTCACCGCCTATAACGCCACTGGCACCTATTATGCAGGCTCTACGTATCGTCCCTTCAATACAAACTCACCGAAGCCTATATAGGTTCAGTCTTTATAAACTTAACGACCATCTTAAGCTAAATTGATTAAAATGAGTCAACACCCGCTGCGGCAGTTTTATTAAGCCTTACCCCTATAGCCCACAGTACAGGAGGAAGTGGGGAGTATGGTTGAGGTTAAGGACCTGTATAAAGAGAGGGTTAACGTTGCTGTAGAGCTTTGGGATAAGGTGCTTAGGGGGGAGGTGGTATCAAGGGGTGAGTTAATTAACCTACTAACTAAGTACTATGATGAACACGATATTGAGCCGTTTAGGGGATTAAGTAAGATTGATATTTACGATAAGGAGTTAGCCACAGTGTATGTTGTTGGGGTTTATGGAATGGGGCTTGTGACTCAACGTGAGGTTAAGGATAACTACGGTTCAATATTTAAAGTGGAGTTAATTTCAGATGAGGCCTACGGTATAATTAAGAATTACAATGGTGAGGAGTCTAAATTAGCCTTAAGGAACCTAATAGAGGATAATCAAGCCCTCGGTGACTCACTGGAGGAGAAGGTTTTCAGGGTGTATAGGCTGGTGTACACTGGGGCTGTCCTAGGCTTCATGCCTGAGGACGATATTTCAAGAACCTACAGGGTTCTCTACGAGGTATTTGAACCACTTAGGCAGAGGCTTGTTAACTATGTTAAATTCTACATAGCCACTAAG from the Caldivirga maquilingensis IC-167 genome contains:
- the carB gene encoding carbamoyl-phosphate synthase (glutamine-hydrolyzing) large subunit; the protein is MDVRSVLIIGSGAIKVAEAAEFDYSGIQALKAFREEGIRTILVNPNVATVQTTNVFADRVYFTPIKTQFLEKVIEQERPDAIACGFGGQTALSACINLNDAGVLSKYGVKVLGTPIEGIRSALSRDLFKNLMLSKGLPVLKSVTAHGINEALRGAEEIGYPVLVRVSFNLGGAGAFVARSSEELVSRMHKALAQSEIKEVLIEKYIGGWKEIEFEVMRDSHGDSVAVVCMENIDPMGIHTGDSVVVAPCLTLTNDEYQRSRYISIKVAESIGLVGECNVQVAIDNKGPEMYVVETNPRMSRSSALASKASGYPLAYIAAKLALGYRLSELLNKVTGRTITAFEPSLDYIVVKIPRWENDRFNVNESLGPEMMSIGEVMGIGRTLEEAWQKAVRMLDIGEPGLVGGRIYNESTLEEAVKMVKERKPYWFLYAARLLKDGYSIDDISEWTGVDRFFINAIKNVVDTYELIKRGGELPVSEVYALGFSEEQLRGIGAYLSQGVVKVVKQIDTLAGEWPASTNYLYLTSGGQFDDNTGPSVDALVIGAGVFRIGVSVEFDWSVVNTVLGLRELGYRVGVVNYNPETVSTDWDFADKLFFEELTPEALRWIIIKENPKLVVLWAGGQIGQRLYSKARTWIGDSRILGTDPSSIDLAEDRVKFSKLLDKLNVAQPPWAYASSMGELINLVERWLDYPVIVRPSYVLGGTYMGVARNRSELTSFVEKAAKISPEHPVLVSKFLKGGVEAETDGVSDGKGTILIPIEHVEPPGVHSGDSTMVLVPNGSSYRLSNGQVNEMAKVTHLIASELGVKGPLNVQFIISDKVYVIEANIRSSRSMPLSSKATGINLAKLALRAAISGLGIEGYRLIKPREWWVKSAQFSWSRIRGAYPRLGPVMYSTGEVASSGVTLEEALLKSWLSTVPSRIPSNNALVYTYDEDHVKNIEEARRLLSQYLNIIEVEKAHELLKLGKVDILVTGGSTEDKDYVTRRLAADTSTPLILDSTLGLELARAFKWYWSGGELNVKPWGGESSIGDLKWS
- a CDS encoding ATP-grasp domain-containing protein, which produces MELTITYDYLREEEVELIKAFNELGVNVNTLQSTKPLHVKELNGVFLVRNLNHRTAITMAGIIENTGGVSINRYLTLSLTWNKAITTALLKRIGLPVPDTYVVFEPIIDGVAGGGRIIKPASGSWGRLTAIVSDGEAKLLIKHAKDHLPVLLQERIGDGSDLRIFVINGSVVASMMRKPPQGDWRSNVARGGLAMPIKVNEELEEYAIKATEAVGAFYAGVDVLIGRDGYYISEINGIPEFKAISKVSGVRVSFKLAEAVSEWIKR
- the lysX gene encoding lysine biosynthesis protein LysX codes for the protein MISIEVHILYDIIRLEEKLLINELGKRGLSVRPIRAESINISNTSINAFGLIRVAGRSKVLPLSFTYQELGLGSINPFNSLYITHDKFLTLVRLIKAGVPVPRSMLLLDHEEGALSELGAPLIIKPTDGSWGRLVALANTAREAGLIIRSYSDDVLLGQEYVRKPKRDIRVTVVGDRAVAAIYRYSDDWRTNTARGGSAAPVKIDPELEDISVKASKATGSVYSGVDVVESDRGYLVLEVNGVPEFKNVQRVTGINVAGEIAEEVARLIIS
- a CDS encoding alpha-aminoadipate/glutamate carrier protein LysW, encoding MQALKATCKVCGTEFDLPEDIMDGELTSCPTCGTKYIVKISKDKLELEEFKGDVEDYGE
- a CDS encoding [LysW]-aminoadipate/[LysW]-glutamate kinase, yielding MILVKLGGSVICGGGLDNVTNDVEPGTVLIHGGGCMVNSVMERMGVKPVILKHPNGYTSRYTDEETLKAYVMTMMLINKLIVSKLNARGIRAIGLSGVDLGLVTAKRKERVMIIDERGRTRVIDGGFSGRVTGVNVNIMNLMLSNSDVVVVSPIALSQEGLMLNVDGDQIAENIAISMNVKELVILTNVDGVLVNGKPIDKVTKANAQEILQYTTGGMRRKLETALKLTELGVRTIIANGLRDKPIRSALNGLGTVVE
- the argC gene encoding N-acetyl-gamma-glutamyl-phosphate reductase encodes the protein MRRACIIGASGVIGGELLRLLLGHNNVEVVCATSRRFAGEFIYRVHPNLRGFINLKFTQPSIDAVLKSESDVVFLALPHGESVKWVPKLVESGLLAIDLSADFRLKNPDDYVKWYHWPQPHPYPDLLKAAAYGLPELHRDEIKATKVIAVPGCMATASIVSLAPLVKGHLINNDFIVVDAKIASSGAGAEGTVLDYHWHRTHVVRPYQPVGHRHTAEIEQELSLLAGSQVNVAFTPHAVDMVRGIFVTGHARLSGSISEPDLWRAYRGMYGNERFIRIVKDKAGLAHYPSVKYVVGTNMVDVGFELDQRLNRVVVFSAIDNLIRGAAGQAIQSFNINQGFPEDEGLRFITPYPV
- a CDS encoding DUF2192 domain-containing protein, with product MVEVKDLYKERVNVAVELWDKVLRGEVVSRGELINLLTKYYDEHDIEPFRGLSKIDIYDKELATVYVVGVYGMGLVTQREVKDNYGSIFKVELISDEAYGIIKNYNGEESKLALRNLIEDNQALGDSLEEKVFRVYRLVYTGAVLGFMPEDDISRTYRVLYEVFEPLRQRLVNYVKFYIATKIAEGIAIGRFSNQNEVRIEKYAYCIRLGLEKCAPNNRLIHEIALSVYKVPPNVVNRLVPLVKRSSKSSLIPKAY